A genomic segment from Leptolyngbya boryana PCC 6306 encodes:
- a CDS encoding HepT-like ribonuclease domain-containing protein codes for MIDDGLNMTCIAECVARIEEYTTAGQDAFAASTLIQDAVIRNFQVIGDATKNISPELRQAHPDVPWRRMAGFRDVLVHDYLRVDLAIVWEIIEIELPSLKPKILEILQTLNSIPS; via the coding sequence ATGATTGACGATGGCTTAAATATGACTTGCATTGCAGAATGTGTTGCCCGAATTGAAGAATATACTACTGCTGGACAAGACGCATTTGCAGCATCAACTTTAATTCAAGATGCCGTCATTCGGAACTTTCAAGTAATTGGCGATGCAACTAAAAACATTTCTCCAGAACTTAGACAAGCTCATCCAGATGTTCCATGGCGAAGAATGGCTGGATTTCGAGATGTACTTGTTCATGACTATCTAAGAGTTGACCTGGCAATTGTTTGGGAAATTATCGAAATTGAATTACCTAGCCTCAAGCCGAAAATTCTAGAAATTCTGCAAACTTTGAATTCCATACCATCATGA
- a CDS encoding nucleotidyltransferase family protein, which produces MMKKTGLGIEELLADKREEILAIALKHGAYNIRVFGSVARHEANSKSDIDFLVDMGEKHSSWFPVGLIQDLEDLLGREVDVATEKMLHERIRDRVLKEAIVL; this is translated from the coding sequence ATGATGAAAAAGACAGGGCTTGGGATTGAAGAATTACTAGCTGATAAGCGAGAAGAGATTTTAGCGATCGCGCTAAAACACGGAGCTTACAACATCAGAGTTTTTGGCTCTGTTGCTCGTCATGAAGCAAATAGTAAGAGCGATATTGATTTCTTAGTAGATATGGGTGAAAAACATAGCTCCTGGTTTCCTGTTGGATTAATTCAAGATCTTGAAGATCTACTAGGGCGAGAAGTGGATGTTGCAACTGAGAAAATGCTGCATGAGCGGATTCGCGATCGTGTCTTGAAAGAGGCAATTGTCTTATGA
- a CDS encoding HepT-like ribonuclease domain-containing protein produces the protein MREARLLLSDILECIERIESYTIEGREAFLQGRIIQDAVARNLEVIGEATKQLPPSLKESYPDVPWKRIAGLRDVLIHDYVRVDPEEVWRVVEQNLPGLKTNITAIFQELNPS, from the coding sequence ATGAGAGAAGCTCGTCTTTTACTGAGTGATATTCTAGAGTGCATTGAGCGGATTGAATCATACACGATTGAGGGACGCGAAGCTTTTCTCCAAGGTCGGATAATTCAAGATGCTGTTGCTCGTAATCTTGAAGTGATTGGCGAAGCAACCAAACAATTGCCGCCCTCTTTAAAAGAAAGCTATCCTGATGTTCCTTGGAAGAGAATTGCAGGATTACGAGATGTTTTAATTCATGATTATGTCCGCGTTGATCCTGAAGAAGTTTGGCGAGTTGTAGAGCAAAATCTACCAGGCTTGAAAACGAACATTACTGCTATTTTTCAAGAATTGAACCCATCATGA
- a CDS encoding nucleotidyltransferase family protein, whose amino-acid sequence MGLGIEELLADKREEILAIAHKHNASNIRIFGSVSRGEASSESDVDFLVEMSNHSLLDRIALIQDLQDLLGRKVDVALPQNLHQLIRDRVLQEAVPL is encoded by the coding sequence ATGGGACTTGGGATTGAAGAATTACTAGCTGATAAGCGAGAAGAGATTTTAGCGATCGCGCACAAGCACAACGCTTCTAATATCCGGATTTTTGGCTCTGTCTCGCGAGGAGAAGCAAGTTCAGAGAGTGATGTTGATTTTTTAGTTGAGATGTCAAACCATAGTTTGCTCGATCGCATCGCGTTGATTCAAGATCTTCAGGATTTATTGGGGCGAAAAGTGGATGTCGCATTGCCACAAAATTTGCATCAGTTGATCCGCGATCGTGTTTTGCAAGAGGCAGTTCCTTTATGA
- a CDS encoding NUDIX hydrolase, which produces MPRTHRKTTSSLIGEKLADFRVGVDNAIFSVDTAQNRLLVLLVMRHEEPFLGQWSLPGTLVRQGESLEDAAYRILSEKIRARNLYLEQLYTFGGPDRDPREAKDSYDVRYLSVSYFALVRFAEAELIADGVSGIAWYPVDQLPELAFDHNKILEYGHRRLRNKLEYSPVAFDVLPELFTLSDLFQLYTTVLGENFSDYSNFRSRLLKLGFLSDTGVKVSRGAGRPASLYRFDAEAFAPLKDKPLVFI; this is translated from the coding sequence ATGCCACGCACACATCGAAAAACAACCAGTTCATTAATAGGAGAGAAACTTGCAGATTTCAGAGTGGGAGTCGATAACGCGATTTTCTCAGTCGATACGGCGCAAAATCGGTTACTGGTTTTGCTCGTGATGCGTCATGAGGAGCCGTTTTTGGGTCAGTGGAGTTTGCCTGGGACACTGGTTCGCCAAGGGGAATCGCTAGAAGATGCGGCGTATCGAATTCTGTCAGAGAAGATTCGGGCGCGTAATCTCTATCTAGAGCAGCTTTATACGTTTGGCGGTCCCGATCGCGATCCGCGTGAGGCAAAGGATAGTTATGACGTGCGGTATCTATCGGTGAGCTATTTTGCATTAGTTCGATTTGCGGAAGCTGAACTGATTGCAGATGGGGTGAGCGGAATTGCTTGGTATCCTGTGGATCAATTACCTGAACTTGCTTTTGATCACAACAAGATTTTGGAGTATGGTCATCGCCGCTTAAGAAACAAATTAGAGTACAGTCCGGTTGCGTTTGATGTGTTGCCTGAACTGTTTACGTTGAGTGATTTATTTCAGCTTTATACGACTGTGTTGGGAGAAAACTTTTCAGATTATTCTAATTTTCGATCGCGCTTACTCAAGCTTGGGTTTCTCTCAGATACTGGGGTAAAAGTTTCCAGAGGAGCGGGGCGACCGGCAAGTCTATATCGCTTTGATGCTGAGGCATTTGCGCCACTAAAAGATAAGCCTTTAGTGTTTATTTGA
- a CDS encoding nicotinate-nucleotide adenylyltransferase produces the protein MRIALFGTSADPPTTGHLEILRWLSQRFDHVAVWAADNPFKSQQTELRYRTEMLKVLVDELACANVEVHPELSHPRTLITVDRIQQRYPNAELTLVVGFDVARQLSKWYRAQELLQRVQVLVIPRSRYSFTQEDLEQLKTLGAKTEIAPASVPDVSSTAYREGCDLSGVTASIQAYIDREQLYPCHAHIEKQPVH, from the coding sequence ATGAGAATCGCGTTATTTGGAACAAGTGCCGATCCGCCTACGACGGGACATCTAGAGATTTTACGCTGGCTCTCGCAGCGATTTGATCACGTTGCAGTTTGGGCTGCCGACAATCCGTTTAAATCTCAGCAAACTGAGTTGAGGTATCGAACCGAGATGCTGAAAGTTTTAGTGGATGAATTAGCTTGTGCCAATGTGGAAGTGCATCCAGAATTGAGCCATCCGAGAACTCTGATTACGGTTGATCGCATTCAGCAACGCTATCCGAATGCAGAATTAACCTTGGTTGTCGGATTTGATGTCGCGAGGCAATTATCGAAATGGTATCGTGCTCAAGAATTGTTGCAGCGCGTTCAAGTTTTGGTGATTCCGCGATCGCGCTATTCATTTACTCAAGAAGATTTGGAGCAGTTAAAGACCCTGGGCGCGAAGACTGAGATTGCCCCGGCAAGTGTTCCAGATGTTTCTTCGACTGCATATCGCGAAGGCTGTGACTTATCTGGGGTGACCGCTTCAATTCAGGCTTATATCGATCGGGAGCAATTGTATCCATGCCACGCACACATCGAAAAACAACCAGTTCATTAA
- a CDS encoding nicotinate phosphoribosyltransferase — protein MEDLKLTIQPEDYSLLTDLYQLTMSACYVGEGLDQRRASFELSARRLPKGFGYAIAMGLAQALDYLESFRFSLDQISALQATGIFDDAPAEFWTVLETACFEGDVWAVPEGTAIFANEPFLRVEASLWQAQLVETYLLNVINYQTLVATRAARLRDIAGKDATLLEFGTRRAFSPQASVWAARAALAGGLDATSNVLAALKLDRKPAGTMAHSLVMALGAIEGTESQAFQAFHRYFPGAPLLIDTYDTIAAAEMLSKQLQAGEIQLSGVRLDSGDLVDLSKKVRSLLPGVPIFASGDLDEYRIAELKAQGACIEGYGLGTQLVTGSPVNGVYKLVEIDGIPVMKEATGKMTYPGRKQIFRGENGDRLGLITEAANGEIPLLQLVLKQGERVNEPETIAEIRDRATVNVARLPKAVRCLENPVSIPVELSQALSELTDRTRSRHA, from the coding sequence GTGGAAGACCTTAAACTGACAATTCAACCTGAAGATTACAGTCTGCTCACTGATTTATATCAGTTAACAATGTCAGCTTGTTATGTGGGCGAGGGTTTGGATCAACGACGTGCCAGTTTTGAGCTTTCAGCGCGACGCTTGCCCAAAGGTTTTGGTTACGCGATCGCGATGGGTCTCGCACAAGCGTTAGATTATTTAGAAAGTTTTCGATTTAGCTTAGATCAAATTTCAGCACTGCAAGCCACCGGGATTTTTGACGATGCGCCCGCTGAATTTTGGACGGTGCTAGAAACAGCATGCTTTGAAGGAGATGTGTGGGCGGTTCCAGAAGGGACAGCAATTTTTGCCAATGAGCCATTTTTGAGAGTTGAAGCTTCGCTGTGGCAAGCGCAATTGGTGGAAACTTATTTGCTGAATGTGATTAATTATCAAACTTTGGTCGCAACTCGTGCGGCGCGGCTGCGAGATATTGCAGGCAAAGATGCGACCTTGCTAGAGTTTGGAACTCGGCGCGCGTTTAGTCCACAAGCCTCCGTCTGGGCAGCCCGAGCGGCATTAGCCGGAGGACTTGATGCAACCTCAAATGTCTTGGCAGCGTTGAAGCTAGATCGTAAACCTGCTGGAACGATGGCGCATTCGTTGGTGATGGCGCTGGGTGCGATCGAAGGTACTGAATCTCAAGCGTTTCAAGCTTTTCATCGCTACTTTCCAGGTGCGCCATTGTTGATTGATACGTATGACACGATCGCGGCGGCGGAAATGCTTTCTAAACAGCTTCAAGCCGGAGAAATTCAGCTTTCGGGTGTGCGGCTTGATTCAGGTGACTTGGTTGATCTCTCGAAAAAAGTACGATCGCTGCTGCCTGGCGTTCCAATTTTTGCCAGTGGCGATTTAGATGAATATCGGATTGCTGAACTGAAAGCTCAGGGTGCTTGTATTGAGGGATATGGCTTGGGAACGCAACTTGTCACAGGGTCGCCTGTGAATGGCGTTTATAAATTGGTCGAAATTGATGGCATTCCTGTGATGAAGGAAGCGACTGGAAAGATGACTTATCCGGGGCGCAAGCAAATTTTTCGAGGTGAAAACGGCGATCGCTTAGGTTTAATCACAGAAGCTGCGAATGGTGAAATTCCCTTATTACAATTAGTCTTGAAGCAGGGAGAGCGAGTCAATGAACCGGAGACGATTGCTGAAATTCGCGATCGGGCAACGGTCAATGTTGCGCGATTGCCAAAAGCGGTTCGATGTCTTGAAAACCCGGTATCGATTCCAGTCGAACTATCCCAAGCGTTATCTGAGTTAACCGATCGTACCCGGAGCCGTCACGCATGA
- the rnc gene encoding ribonuclease III: MSLAYPRRQQELHALAQRLGLSKLDAIDWNLMDLALIHITFSAERNYEQLEFVGDAVVKLAAAEFLLKTYPDLKVGEFTAIRSVLVSDRILAKIADSFGFDRYLLVASSAKSDPAGRDSRLADSLEAVLAALYLSTHNLSLIHPWLDEQFHPLAEEILADPARQNYKAALQNWTQGHQKTLPEYRTQEMGNTHNDPNRFVSEVWIQGRCMGQGTGRSRKAAEQAAAQEAFLVLSGQET, encoded by the coding sequence ATGTCTCTTGCCTACCCGCGCCGTCAGCAGGAACTCCACGCACTGGCTCAACGATTAGGGCTATCAAAGCTCGACGCGATCGACTGGAATTTAATGGATCTCGCGCTGATTCACATTACCTTCTCAGCCGAACGAAACTACGAACAGCTTGAATTCGTAGGCGATGCAGTGGTTAAATTAGCAGCTGCCGAATTTCTGCTCAAGACTTATCCGGATTTGAAAGTCGGAGAATTTACTGCAATTCGATCTGTTCTAGTGAGCGATCGTATTCTTGCCAAAATTGCAGATTCCTTTGGCTTCGATCGTTATCTTCTCGTCGCATCGAGTGCCAAATCTGATCCGGCTGGACGTGATTCTCGGCTTGCCGATTCTCTCGAAGCCGTTCTTGCAGCACTTTACCTAAGCACTCATAACCTCAGTTTGATTCATCCTTGGCTCGATGAGCAATTTCACCCCCTTGCTGAAGAAATTCTCGCTGATCCGGCTCGGCAAAACTACAAAGCTGCTTTGCAGAACTGGACACAAGGGCATCAGAAAACGCTCCCTGAATATCGCACTCAGGAAATGGGGAACACTCACAATGATCCGAACCGCTTTGTTTCAGAAGTCTGGATTCAAGGACGCTGTATGGGACAAGGAACAGGTCGATCGCGCAAAGCTGCCGAACAAGCAGCCGCGCAAGAGGCGTTTTTGGTGCTGAGCGGTCAGGAGACTTAA
- a CDS encoding Gfo/Idh/MocA family protein: MSEQTAIALLGVGRWGAHLLRNFLHNPRARVVAVVDPCLEQLEAIAKRFELDVFCTTQWQDVLEMNGLDAVAITTPATTHNSLITAALKQDLHVLAAKPLTLSFAESVQLCRLAEQQQRQLVIDHTYLFHPAVLRGRELVQSGKLGPLRYGYSTRSHLSPVRSDVDAMWDLAIHDIAILNFWLGETPCQVEAKGSTWLQAGLADTVWATLTYPSGFEARLHLSWLNPDKQRRSCLVGENGSLIFDELAQDQLTVQWGKFDEKFRPIAQSREILDLQNQEPLQQVCNHFLDCVQHNRTSAISSGWLGAGLVQTLVALSESMQANGKAIDILKI; this comes from the coding sequence ATGTCAGAGCAAACAGCGATCGCACTGCTTGGCGTTGGACGTTGGGGAGCGCATCTCCTGCGTAATTTTCTTCACAATCCCAGAGCGCGAGTGGTGGCAGTCGTCGATCCCTGCCTTGAGCAATTAGAAGCGATCGCGAAACGGTTTGAATTAGACGTTTTCTGCACAACGCAGTGGCAAGACGTTTTAGAAATGAATGGATTAGATGCAGTTGCAATTACTACTCCCGCCACGACTCACAATTCTCTAATCACAGCCGCCCTGAAACAAGATCTGCACGTCCTCGCAGCGAAGCCGCTGACGTTAAGTTTTGCAGAATCAGTCCAACTTTGCCGTTTAGCTGAGCAACAACAGCGTCAACTCGTTATCGATCACACTTATTTATTTCATCCTGCGGTGTTGCGGGGTCGAGAACTCGTCCAATCTGGCAAACTTGGGCCGTTGCGATATGGGTATTCAACGCGATCGCATCTCAGCCCCGTTCGCTCTGATGTCGATGCAATGTGGGATTTAGCGATTCACGATATTGCCATCCTAAATTTTTGGCTCGGTGAAACGCCTTGCCAAGTTGAAGCAAAAGGATCGACTTGGTTACAAGCAGGGTTAGCCGATACCGTTTGGGCAACTTTGACGTATCCTTCTGGCTTTGAAGCAAGACTGCATTTAAGCTGGCTGAATCCAGACAAACAGCGGCGATCGTGTCTTGTTGGCGAGAATGGCAGTTTGATTTTTGACGAACTCGCTCAAGATCAATTAACTGTACAGTGGGGAAAATTTGACGAGAAATTTAGACCGATCGCACAAAGTCGCGAAATTCTTGACCTCCAAAATCAAGAACCGCTTCAACAAGTCTGCAATCATTTCTTAGACTGCGTTCAGCACAATCGAACTTCAGCAATTTCTTCAGGTTGGCTCGGTGCGGGGTTAGTCCAAACTTTAGTCGCACTTTCTGAATCGATGCAGGCAAATGGCAAAGCGATCGATATTCTAAAAATTTAG
- the ureE gene encoding urease accessory protein UreE, producing the protein MTPTFVRRIPPQSSPDYILSLTAEERTRSRFLFQSDDGQEVYLNLPRGTTLKDGDWLESDQGKFAKIQAKPEPVLTITTSQSLDLLQAAYHLGNRHVPLEISSAYLRLSPDPVLQDLLEHRGLQVKSEIVPFQPESGAYGHSH; encoded by the coding sequence GTGACTCCGACTTTTGTTCGACGCATTCCGCCTCAATCCTCACCAGATTATATTCTCTCGCTCACGGCTGAAGAGAGAACGCGATCGCGCTTTCTCTTCCAATCTGATGACGGGCAAGAAGTGTATCTCAATCTTCCCAGAGGCACAACGCTCAAAGATGGCGACTGGCTGGAATCTGATCAGGGAAAATTCGCCAAAATTCAAGCGAAGCCTGAACCTGTTCTAACCATCACAACCTCGCAGTCACTCGATCTGCTCCAAGCTGCCTATCACTTAGGCAATCGCCACGTTCCGCTAGAAATTAGTAGCGCGTATTTGAGACTTTCACCTGACCCCGTGCTGCAAGACTTGTTAGAACATCGCGGACTCCAAGTGAAATCTGAAATCGTTCCCTTTCAACCCGAATCCGGTGCGTATGGACACTCTCACTAA
- a CDS encoding urease accessory protein UreF, with translation MDTLTKLLQLASPALPVGAYSYSEGLETLVHSGVIHDVDALEHWIIQELNYGAVRLEAAMMLRSYRATLNQEFDRVLEWNQWFTAARETEELRSQSLQMGGSLLRLFRALYPEPIPNFPDGCNFAIAFGLVAALWEIEESSALLAYLHSWATNLVSAGVKLIPLGQTSGQKLLLKLGEEMGKSTIADLSDDELETCGWGFAIASMSHETLYSRLFRS, from the coding sequence ATGGACACTCTCACTAAGCTTTTGCAATTGGCAAGTCCTGCTTTGCCTGTTGGCGCATATAGCTATTCAGAAGGATTAGAAACTCTCGTACATAGCGGTGTGATTCACGATGTCGATGCGCTCGAACATTGGATCATTCAAGAATTAAACTATGGTGCAGTTCGGCTCGAAGCAGCCATGATGCTGCGATCGTATCGCGCCACACTGAATCAAGAGTTCGATCGCGTGCTGGAGTGGAATCAATGGTTTACCGCCGCTCGCGAAACCGAAGAACTGCGATCGCAAAGTCTACAAATGGGCGGTTCACTTTTACGATTATTCCGCGCGCTCTATCCCGAACCAATTCCAAATTTTCCAGATGGGTGCAATTTCGCTATCGCGTTCGGACTCGTCGCGGCACTCTGGGAAATTGAAGAATCCTCGGCGCTTCTTGCATATCTGCACAGTTGGGCAACGAATCTCGTCAGCGCAGGCGTGAAATTAATTCCATTGGGACAAACTTCTGGGCAAAAGTTGCTGCTGAAGTTGGGCGAAGAGATGGGGAAAAGTACGATCGCGGATCTAAGCGATGATGAACTTGAAACGTGTGGATGGGGATTCGCGATCGCCAGCATGTCTCATGAAACGCTCTACAGTCGATTATTTCGGAGTTAG
- the atpD gene encoding F0F1 ATP synthase subunit beta, with amino-acid sequence MVTTAEKTNIGYITQIIGPVLDVRFPGGKMPRIYNALSISGQTESGQHVSVTCEVQQLLGDNQVRAVAMSSTDGLVRGMEVADLGAPISVPVGTATLGRIFNVLGEPVDNQGPVNNTETSPIHRPAPKLTELETKPSVFETGIKVIDLLTPYRRGGKIGLFGGAGVGKTVIMMELINNIATNHGGVSVFAGVGERTREGNDLYNEMIESGVIKKDNLNESKIALVYGQMNEPPGARMRVGLSGLTMAEYFRDVNKQDVLLFVDNIFRFVQAGSEVSALLGRMPSAVGYQPTLGTDVGDLQERITSTTEGSITSIQAVYVPADDLTDPAPATTFAHLDGTTVLSRGLAAKGIYPAVDPLDSTSTMLQPSIVGNDHYDTARAVQSTLQRYKELQDIIAILGLDELSEDDRLTVARARKIERFLSQPFFVAEVFTGSPGKYVTLEKTIAGFKKILAGELDDLPEQAFYLVGDIDEAIAKAEKMKAG; translated from the coding sequence ATGGTCACCACCGCAGAGAAAACAAACATCGGTTACATCACACAAATCATCGGTCCCGTATTGGACGTTCGATTTCCCGGTGGCAAAATGCCCCGAATCTACAACGCACTCTCCATTTCGGGTCAAACCGAATCAGGTCAACACGTTTCAGTGACCTGCGAAGTGCAACAACTTTTGGGCGATAACCAAGTTCGTGCGGTGGCAATGAGTTCCACCGATGGTTTAGTTCGCGGCATGGAAGTTGCAGACTTGGGCGCACCGATCAGCGTCCCCGTTGGAACCGCAACTTTAGGACGAATCTTTAACGTATTGGGCGAACCTGTGGACAACCAAGGTCCGGTCAATAACACTGAAACTTCTCCGATTCACCGCCCCGCTCCGAAACTGACCGAACTCGAAACGAAGCCGTCAGTCTTTGAAACTGGAATTAAGGTGATCGACTTGCTCACGCCCTACCGTCGTGGTGGAAAAATTGGTCTGTTCGGTGGTGCGGGTGTCGGCAAAACCGTCATCATGATGGAACTGATCAACAACATCGCAACGAATCACGGTGGAGTATCCGTATTCGCAGGTGTAGGTGAGCGGACTCGTGAAGGAAATGACCTTTACAACGAAATGATCGAGTCTGGCGTAATCAAAAAAGACAACCTGAACGAATCGAAAATCGCTCTGGTGTACGGTCAAATGAACGAACCGCCGGGAGCACGGATGCGCGTCGGTCTGTCAGGATTGACGATGGCAGAATACTTCCGCGACGTGAACAAGCAAGACGTATTGCTGTTCGTTGACAACATCTTCCGGTTTGTGCAAGCCGGTTCTGAAGTATCCGCACTCTTGGGTCGGATGCCGTCTGCGGTAGGATATCAGCCGACTTTGGGTACAGACGTAGGGGACTTGCAAGAGCGGATCACCTCGACGACCGAAGGTTCGATCACTTCGATTCAAGCAGTTTACGTACCTGCGGATGACTTGACTGACCCCGCACCTGCAACCACCTTCGCTCACTTGGATGGAACCACCGTTCTTTCCCGTGGTTTGGCTGCAAAAGGAATTTATCCAGCGGTAGATCCATTGGATTCGACTTCGACCATGTTGCAACCCAGCATCGTTGGAAACGACCACTACGATACGGCTCGTGCAGTTCAATCGACACTGCAACGCTACAAAGAATTGCAAGATATTATCGCGATTCTTGGTTTGGACGAATTGTCGGAAGACGATCGTTTGACCGTTGCTCGTGCACGTAAGATTGAGCGCTTCTTGTCTCAGCCGTTCTTCGTGGCAGAAGTCTTCACCGGATCTCCTGGTAAGTATGTAACCCTGGAGAAAACCATCGCAGGCTTCAAGAAGATCTTGGCTGGTGAATTGGATGATCTGCCAGAGCAAGCATTCTACTTGGTTGGCGACATCGATGAAGCGATCGCGAAAGCAGAAAAAATGAAGGCGGGCTAA
- the atpC gene encoding ATP synthase F1 subunit epsilon: MALTVRVIAPDKTVWDSSAEEVILPSTTGQLGILTGHAPLLTALETGVLRVRAEKNWVPIAVMGGFAEVEKNEVTILVNGAERGEDIDRTAAQTAYADAQTKFAQAEQGGSKEDQLKATQALKRARARLQAAGGQV, encoded by the coding sequence ATGGCTTTAACTGTTCGTGTAATTGCACCAGACAAAACCGTCTGGGATTCTTCGGCTGAGGAAGTGATTCTTCCTAGCACTACAGGGCAGCTGGGCATTCTTACAGGTCACGCTCCCTTACTTACGGCTTTAGAAACGGGCGTTCTGCGCGTTCGGGCTGAGAAAAATTGGGTTCCGATCGCAGTGATGGGCGGTTTTGCGGAAGTCGAGAAGAATGAAGTCACGATTCTAGTCAATGGGGCAGAACGTGGTGAAGATATCGATCGGACTGCTGCTCAAACTGCTTACGCGGACGCACAAACCAAATTTGCTCAAGCAGAACAAGGTGGATCTAAAGAAGACCAATTGAAAGCAACTCAAGCATTGAAGCGTGCGCGCGCTAGATTGCAGGCTGCTGGTGGTCAGGTTTAA